Proteins co-encoded in one Rhodohalobacter mucosus genomic window:
- a CDS encoding BF3164 family lipoprotein has product MKQYALLVFIYWLCALTPCEGQSRDFNETVELKAIPSLTNAFWQVSNIGYSEGWLFIEDQLTENLIKVYDASTGEKVYEFGRKGRGPGELDGVFTIQRWSDPGYIEISDVSNKKNDIYNVDCLKQKPPVLRAHTCLEKSVPTLASRQALIINSNNIVLNHGATVQGNLFLSRGGQATQHLVEIPLPVAEKYANQMHAVITMSGRLAANPNRTRFAYFANTFDWALFFERNGDDLELIHEHGFSYLPEFNVRNNGVFIPSEDYRAAYRHPVSGKEHYFVLYSGKNAEEAEAEGVLAPHFTNRLKVFDWEGNEVREIQLDRAISIFTVNHDETKIYGVNFNEDFEATVYVGDLKE; this is encoded by the coding sequence ATGAAGCAATATGCTTTATTGGTATTCATTTACTGGCTTTGCGCCCTCACTCCTTGTGAGGGACAAAGCCGGGATTTTAACGAAACCGTCGAATTAAAGGCCATTCCATCACTGACCAATGCGTTTTGGCAGGTATCCAACATAGGTTATTCAGAAGGTTGGCTGTTTATTGAGGATCAGCTGACTGAGAACCTGATCAAAGTTTACGACGCCAGTACGGGTGAGAAAGTCTACGAATTCGGGAGAAAAGGGAGAGGGCCCGGAGAATTGGATGGCGTCTTCACGATACAGCGGTGGAGTGATCCGGGTTATATCGAAATATCAGATGTAAGCAACAAGAAAAATGATATCTACAATGTGGACTGCCTCAAGCAGAAACCGCCTGTTTTGCGAGCTCATACCTGTCTGGAGAAAAGTGTGCCCACTCTTGCAAGCCGTCAGGCGCTGATCATCAATAGCAACAATATAGTACTGAATCATGGGGCAACGGTTCAGGGCAACCTGTTTCTAAGCAGAGGCGGGCAAGCCACTCAACATCTTGTCGAAATTCCCCTCCCTGTTGCAGAAAAATATGCAAATCAGATGCATGCGGTCATAACCATGTCGGGACGGCTTGCAGCCAATCCCAATCGGACACGATTTGCCTATTTTGCAAATACGTTTGACTGGGCGCTGTTTTTTGAAAGAAACGGGGATGACCTGGAGCTGATCCATGAACATGGGTTTTCATACCTGCCTGAATTTAATGTCCGTAATAACGGTGTCTTCATACCATCTGAAGATTACAGGGCCGCCTACAGACATCCGGTATCCGGAAAAGAACATTACTTCGTGCTCTATTCAGGAAAAAACGCTGAAGAGGCGGAAGCGGAAGGAGTTTTGGCACCGCACTTTACCAATCGGTTGAAAGTTTTTGACTGGGAGGGAAATGAAGTGAGAGAGATCCAGTTAGACCGCGCCATCTCGATCTTTACCGTAAACCACGATGAGACCAAAATATACGGAGTCAACTTCAATGAAGATTTTGAAGCCACCGTATATGTCGGCGATTTAAAAGAGTAG